Sequence from the Candidatus Neomarinimicrobiota bacterium genome:
ACCTTTTCGAGGGGCCGGATGTAGACGGTGATGGAATTCCCCGGATGCTCTCGATCCACAACCAGCCCGTAGTTCCACGCTGTTGTTGGATAAACCTCCCAATCCGACGAATTCAGATAGTAATTCTTCAACTCGGCGAAGCGTTCCCCGATCTTAAGCGAGAAATAGAGTGGCCCGCGCATAATCGCCACGGAATTGTTATATCGCGTTTCCGTCCTCAATTCCATTGGAAGCTGAAGCTCTACCGTATCGCCGGCTTCCCATTCCCTTTTCACTTCTGCGAAGGATCCTGCCGTAGCCGGGATCGTCCTGTTCCCCACCAGGATAGTTGCCCCTTCGGCCCAGACTGGAATCCGGAAATAGAGCGGAAAAGTGGTCGGCTCTGCTACCATGACGGTGAATTTGATGCGCCCCTCAAAGGGATATCGTGTTTCCTCTATGATGGTAGCGGCAACACCCCTACCTACCCTGGCATTAACCTGGCTGGGCCCATAAGCTATCACGGCCAGCCCCTGGGTACGAGTGGCCATCCACATGTGAGCGACAAATTTGGGCCAGCCCTGGTGCATATTGGCCGTACAGCAGCCGTAGTTTGGCTCTAGCCCATATAGGTTCGATTGCGGCCCGTTTGATGACCATTCACGCTCAGCAATTGTACACAGGACCTGATTGCTCTGCTGGTCATACTGGTGTGCCCAGTAATCGGCAGTTGTCGCCCCGGGCAGTGAATTATATGCCAGCACTTCCAGGCGATCAGCCAGCTGTGGAGCGCCAATGATCTCAACCAATTTTTCCAGGGAATACATGAATTCCACCACAGCACATAATTCGGTTCCCTGCGTGGGACGCCGGCCGGAAAGGTGCTCATCACCGGAGAACCTCCCCCCCGCCTGCCCATGATGACGGTCGAGATTCTCGATCCCTTCAAAAACACGTTGTCTGTGGGTCCTGTCCTTTGAGAGGATATAGCGGAGACCGGGATACTTAACGGCCATGGCAATATTGACTACGTGGGCCGTTAATCCTGTAGCATCCCAGATGTGCGGAATCCGGCCGCTTGCCAAAGCTTCACTATCCCAGGGAAAGTCCCGGAAATAAGCCGACCAGTCATAACTGGAGTCCACAATTGATTTAGCCACTTCGAGAACATTCGCATTCTTCGTCCGGTTGTAAAGCCAGAAAGCGGAAATAAGATTCTCCTTGGCCCGAACCCCCCTCCAGGTGT
This genomic interval carries:
- a CDS encoding beta-L-arabinofuranosidase domain-containing protein; the encoded protein is MRKVVLSTILLLMIIGCERPAHYAANQPPLARNEFIKLPLGAIKPQGWLEDQLVIQANGLTGHLDEFWPSLENSGWKGGDGEIWERGPYYLDGLIPLAYQLGDSLLVQKARVWVEWILASGQPDGWFGPAENNDRWPLAVAMKVLTQYYEATGDERVISLLTNYFAYLKNAPPDWPDHTWRGVRAKENLISAFWLYNRTKNANVLEVAKSIVDSSYDWSAYFRDFPWDSEALASGRIPHIWDATGLTAHVVNIAMAVKYPGLRYILSKDRTHRQRVFEGIENLDRHHGQAGGRFSGDEHLSGRRPTQGTELCAVVEFMYSLEKLVEIIGAPQLADRLEVLAYNSLPGATTADYWAHQYDQQSNQVLCTIAEREWSSNGPQSNLYGLEPNYGCCTANMHQGWPKFVAHMWMATRTQGLAVIAYGPSQVNARVGRGVAATIIEETRYPFEGRIKFTVMVAEPTTFPLYFRIPVWAEGATILVGNRTIPATAGSFAEVKREWEAGDTVELQLPMELRTETRYNNSVAIMRGPLYFSLKIGERFAELKNYYLNSSDWEVYPTTAWNYGLVVDREHPGNSITVYIRPLEKVPWVHENAPVVLEVLGKAIPQWGIVNHSADDPPVSPVTSDQPAMKLELVPYGSTRLRITEFPVIAR